In a genomic window of Brassica rapa cultivar Chiifu-401-42 chromosome A10, CAAS_Brap_v3.01, whole genome shotgun sequence:
- the LOC103848250 gene encoding cysteine proteinase RD21A produces MKLLNSATVILFLAMIVVSSAMDMSIISYDKNHHTVSSRSDVEVSRLYEEWVVKHGKAQNSLTEKDRRFEIFKDNLRFIDEHNGKNLSYRLGLTKFADLTNDEYRSMYLGSRLKRKATKTSLRYEARVGDAIPESVDWRKEGAVAEVKDQGSCGSCWAFSTIGAVEGINKIVTGDLISLSEQELVDCDTSYNEGCNGGLMDYAFEFIIKNGGIDTEEDYPYKGVDGRCDQTRKNAKVVTIDSYEDVPANSEESLKKALSHQPISVAIEGGGRAFQLYDSGIFDGICGTDLDHGVVAVGYGTENGKDYWIVKNSWGTSWGESGYIRMERNIASSAGKCGIAVEPSYPIKNGQNPPNPGPSPPSPVTPPTQCDSYYTCPESNTCCCLFDYGKYCLAWGCCPLEAATCCDDNYSCCPHEYPVCDLDQGTCLMNKNSPFSIKAIKRKPATPFWSQSRKNIA; encoded by the exons ATGAAGCTCCTTAACTCAGCTACCGTGATCCTCTTCTTAGCGATGATCGTGGTATCATCAGCGATGGATATGTCAATCATTTCCTACGACAAAAACCACCACACCGTCTCTTCCAGAAGCGATGTCGAAGTTTCAAGACTGTACGAGGAGTGGGTAGTGAAACACGGGAAGGCTCAGAATTCTCTTACAGAGAAAGATCGACGGTTCGAGATCTTTAAAGACAACCTCCGCTTCATAGACGAACACAACGGGAAGAATCTTAGTTACAGATTGGGTCTTACGAAGTTCGCGGATCTCACTAACGATGAGTATAGATCCATGTACCTCGGGTCTAGGCTCAAGAGGAAAGCCACGAAGACTAGCCTTCGCTACGAGGCGCGTGTAGGTGACGCTATCCCGGAGAGCGTTGACTGGAGGAAGGAAGGTGCCGTGGCTGAGGTCAAAGATCAGGGAAGCTGCG GGAGTTGTTGGGCGTTTTCAACCATCGGAGCAGTGGAGGGCATAAACAAGATCGTGACAGGAGACTTAATATCCTTGTCTGAACAAGAATTGGTTGATTGTGACACTTCATACAATGAAGGTTGTAACGGAGGTCTCATGGACTATGCTTTTGAGTTCATTATAAAAAACGGCGGAATCGATACAGAGGAAGATTATCCTTACAAGGGTGTTGACGGACGTTGTGACCAGACCAGA AAAAACGCTAAAGTTGTTACAATCGATTCATATGAGGATGTGCCGGCTAACAGCGAAGAATCATTAAAGAAAGCACTTTCTCACCAACCAATTAGCGTCGCCATTGAGGGTGGTGGTCGTGCGTTCCAGCTCTATGATTCG GGTATATTCGATGGAATTTGTGGAACAGATCTAGACCATGGAGTTGTGGCGGTCGGATACGGAACAGAGAATGGCAAAGACTATTGGATTGTGAAAAACTCATGGGGAACAAGTTGGGGAGAGAGCGGATACATAAGGATGGAGCGCAACATTGCGTCTTCAGCAGGAAAATGTGGAATCGCTGTTGAGCCTTCTTATCCGATCAAGAATGGCCAAAACCCACCAAACCCTGGACCTTCACCTCCATCTCCCGTTACGCCTCCGACCCAATGTGACAGTTACTACACATGTCCTGAGAGCAACACTTGTTGTTGTCTTTTTGATTATGGAAAGTATTGTCTTGCTTGGGGATGTTGCCCACTAGAAGCAGCCACATGTTGTGATGACAACTATAGTTGCTGCCCTCACGAGTACCCCGTTTGTGACCTTGATCAGGGAACTTGTTTAATG AACAAGAACAGTCCATTCAGTATCAAGGCCATAAAGCGCAAGCCCGCAACACCATTCTGGTCACAGAGCAGGAAGAACATTGCGTAA